Proteins encoded within one genomic window of Gloeobacter kilaueensis JS1:
- the glp gene encoding gephyrin-like molybdotransferase Glp — translation MISVEQAQELILKEVKSTAAERCDLLSARNRVLAETVYARSDFPAFDNSAMDGYAVRSTDGDLDHLEIIEVIAAGQRPSRTLERGQAARIMTGAMLPSGADAVLIQEEAQPTENTLRFDRFPAAGANVRRRGSFHQSGSPLLTPGSVLAPGEIALLAAAQRSFVLVHRPPVVAILSTGDELVGIDGDLSGVRIVDSNQYGLAAQVQQAGAVPRLLGIAPDDPTIIRERLIAALDADFILLSGGASVGQFDYTPKVLEELGAQVVLYKINMKPGKPLLFARCGGRLVWGLPGNPVSSLFCFWQFVYPAIRKSLGYPPQRWLLPTVQAKLTSPVRSRGDRRAYLRGQLSYQQQTWHFSPYRTDNSGDLVSLTGINAFAWLEAGATAAAEGEQLPVLVVGEVLTG, via the coding sequence ATGATCTCCGTTGAACAGGCGCAGGAACTCATCCTTAAAGAGGTAAAATCGACTGCCGCCGAGCGCTGCGATCTTCTCAGTGCCCGCAACCGGGTACTGGCGGAGACAGTCTATGCCCGCAGCGACTTTCCTGCCTTCGACAACTCGGCGATGGACGGCTACGCCGTGCGCAGCACAGATGGCGACCTCGATCACCTCGAAATAATCGAAGTGATTGCCGCCGGACAGCGGCCCAGCCGCACTCTGGAGCGCGGTCAGGCAGCCCGGATCATGACCGGGGCGATGCTGCCCTCTGGGGCCGACGCCGTTTTAATTCAAGAAGAAGCCCAGCCGACAGAAAACACCCTGCGCTTCGACAGGTTTCCTGCCGCCGGGGCGAACGTGCGCCGTCGGGGCAGCTTCCACCAGAGCGGCTCGCCCCTGCTCACCCCCGGCAGTGTTCTTGCCCCCGGTGAAATTGCCCTGCTGGCGGCGGCCCAGCGCTCCTTCGTTCTCGTCCATCGCCCGCCCGTAGTCGCGATCCTCTCCACCGGCGACGAACTGGTGGGCATCGACGGCGATCTGAGCGGTGTGCGGATCGTCGATTCCAACCAGTACGGTCTTGCCGCCCAGGTTCAGCAGGCCGGGGCTGTTCCCCGCCTTTTAGGGATTGCCCCCGACGATCCGACGATCATCCGTGAACGCCTGATCGCTGCCCTCGACGCCGATTTCATCCTGCTTTCGGGCGGGGCGAGCGTCGGGCAATTTGACTACACCCCAAAAGTGCTCGAAGAACTGGGTGCCCAGGTCGTCCTCTACAAGATCAACATGAAGCCCGGCAAACCCCTGCTCTTTGCCAGGTGCGGCGGCAGGCTGGTCTGGGGGTTACCGGGCAACCCGGTCTCATCGCTTTTTTGTTTCTGGCAGTTCGTCTATCCCGCTATCCGCAAGAGCCTGGGCTACCCGCCACAGCGCTGGCTGCTGCCCACCGTCCAGGCAAAGCTCACCAGCCCCGTGCGCTCAAGGGGCGACCGGCGCGCTTACCTGCGCGGCCAGCTCAGCTACCAGCAACAAACCTGGCATTTCAGTCCTTACCGCACCGACAATTCCGGCGATCTGGTGAGCCTTACGGGCATCAACGCCTTTGCCTGGCTCGAAGCGGGCGCTACCGCCGCCGCTGAGGGCGAACAACTTCCTGTACTGGTTGTTGGCGAAGTGCTCACCGGTTAG
- a CDS encoding Clp protease N-terminal domain-containing protein, whose amino-acid sequence MFENFDSATIQVIVLADSEAQRLGQNSLSAEHLLLSLANQERGDAAQWLHAAGMDAKVARRAAQRRAGQSGKWPDWKAALPAGLKTWLAMVQSQNTELPFDEDARIAIEQAATIAGRFGSQKVQPEHLLAGLLAAERSSARSLLTALGIESRDLQEQIDSRLAG is encoded by the coding sequence ATGTTCGAGAATTTCGATTCCGCTACGATTCAGGTTATTGTTCTGGCCGACAGCGAAGCACAGCGCCTGGGTCAAAACTCCCTCAGCGCCGAGCATCTACTGTTGAGCCTGGCAAATCAGGAACGCGGTGATGCAGCGCAGTGGCTGCACGCCGCCGGGATGGATGCGAAAGTTGCGCGTCGGGCCGCCCAGAGACGGGCCGGGCAGAGTGGGAAGTGGCCTGACTGGAAAGCAGCGCTCCCCGCCGGGCTCAAGACGTGGCTCGCGATGGTGCAGAGCCAGAATACAGAGCTGCCCTTCGACGAAGATGCCAGAATCGCCATCGAGCAGGCAGCGACGATTGCCGGGCGTTTCGGTTCTCAAAAAGTACAGCCCGAGCATCTATTGGCCGGGTTACTGGCGGCGGAACGCTCCTCAGCCCGTTCTTTGCTCACGGCACTTGGCATCGAGAGTCGCGATCTGCAAGAGCAGATCGACAGTCGGTTGGCAGGCTGA
- a CDS encoding ABC transporter ATP-binding protein, whose product MTNIAGIVVRLQTLRQSLAVLWDTSAAESTFLAAALLLQGLSPAVGIWLIKQVVDALSVALVHGQPLDSALLTRLIALWIGALAMETLLQPWAEALQGNLGEKLTARMNVLLMRKAEQFPDLSRFEDTRYYDELQILQQQAAYRPLNLLLFAANAARGLVTLLAMLSLLAQASLWLALLILVTALPQIYLGYRLQQQVWNGTLWSSPEARRMQYYSALMLTDTWAKEVRLFSLGSFFIERYLVAFRQLHRTMGGLRNRQAAWSAGAALLSIVGNGLAFYTVVSLAIAGRFSLGSVLLFVQALGGLQYSFSELVHHSTMLYDCLLYLERFFAFLQVQPTLPIRTPGRAIPSPIAQGIVFDCVDFCYPDGRQALMGVSFTLRPGELVALVGENGSGKTTLVKLLTRLYDPSRGSIHIDGEDLRDLDLESWRSQVATIFQDFGRYALTAWENIALADLSALQQRGRIEQAVRRAGADTLIDQLPQTLDTPLGKPFDGTELSGGEWQKLALARAFLREQAQLLILDEPTAALDPKSEFEIYQHFAELVRGRTALLVTHRLASTRLADRILVLDRGALVEEGNHEQLLQRGGKYAALWQMQVAQYGLV is encoded by the coding sequence ATGACAAACATTGCCGGAATCGTTGTTCGCCTGCAGACGCTCCGGCAATCGCTGGCGGTGCTCTGGGACACTTCTGCTGCTGAGAGTACTTTTCTGGCGGCAGCGCTGCTGCTGCAGGGACTCTCGCCCGCTGTGGGGATCTGGCTTATCAAGCAGGTCGTGGACGCGCTCTCGGTCGCTCTGGTCCACGGACAGCCCCTCGACAGCGCTCTGCTGACCCGGCTCATTGCCCTCTGGATAGGGGCTCTGGCGATGGAGACGCTGCTGCAGCCCTGGGCAGAGGCGCTGCAGGGGAACCTCGGAGAAAAGCTCACCGCCCGGATGAATGTTCTTTTGATGCGCAAGGCCGAGCAGTTCCCGGATCTGAGCCGCTTCGAGGACACCCGTTACTACGACGAGTTGCAGATTTTGCAGCAGCAGGCAGCCTACAGACCGCTCAACCTGCTGCTGTTCGCTGCCAATGCCGCTCGCGGGCTGGTGACGCTGCTTGCGATGCTGTCTTTGCTGGCTCAGGCCAGTCTGTGGCTTGCCCTGCTCATCCTGGTGACAGCACTGCCGCAAATTTATCTGGGCTACCGGCTTCAGCAGCAGGTCTGGAACGGCACCCTCTGGAGCAGCCCGGAAGCGAGGCGGATGCAGTACTACAGCGCGTTGATGCTGACCGATACCTGGGCCAAGGAAGTGCGGCTTTTTAGCCTGGGCAGCTTTTTTATCGAGCGCTACCTCGTTGCTTTCCGGCAGTTGCACCGGACGATGGGCGGGCTTCGCAACAGACAGGCTGCCTGGTCGGCGGGAGCAGCTTTGCTCAGCATTGTCGGTAATGGCCTCGCTTTCTACACGGTCGTCTCCCTGGCCATCGCTGGGCGCTTCAGCCTGGGCAGCGTCCTGCTATTTGTGCAGGCGCTGGGTGGGCTCCAGTACAGTTTTTCGGAACTGGTTCACCACTCGACGATGCTCTACGACTGCCTGCTCTACCTGGAGCGCTTCTTTGCTTTTTTGCAGGTGCAGCCGACGCTGCCCATCCGCACACCGGGTAGAGCCATTCCCAGTCCGATCGCCCAGGGCATCGTCTTCGATTGCGTCGATTTTTGCTACCCGGACGGACGGCAGGCACTGATGGGAGTATCCTTCACCCTGCGGCCCGGCGAACTGGTGGCGCTGGTGGGTGAGAATGGCTCGGGAAAGACGACCCTCGTCAAGTTGCTCACCAGACTCTACGACCCAAGCCGGGGCAGCATCCACATCGACGGAGAAGATCTAAGAGATCTCGATTTAGAAAGCTGGCGCAGCCAGGTCGCGACGATCTTTCAAGACTTTGGCCGCTACGCCCTCACCGCCTGGGAGAATATTGCCCTGGCGGATCTCTCTGCTCTACAGCAGCGCGGGCGCATCGAGCAGGCGGTGCGCAGGGCCGGAGCAGACACGCTGATAGACCAGTTGCCCCAGACCCTCGACACGCCCCTGGGCAAACCCTTCGACGGCACCGAACTTTCCGGCGGCGAGTGGCAGAAGCTGGCCCTCGCCCGCGCCTTTTTGCGGGAACAGGCTCAGTTGCTTATCCTCGATGAGCCGACTGCCGCCCTCGATCCCAAAAGCGAATTTGAGATCTATCAGCATTTTGCAGAACTGGTCCGGGGCCGCACGGCATTGCTCGTCACCCACCGGCTCGCCTCCACTCGCCTCGCCGACCGCATCCTCGTACTCGATCGCGGCGCACTTGTAGAAGAAGGTAACCACGAGCAGTTGCTCCAGCGGGGCGGCAAGTACGCTGCTCTCTGGCAGATGCAGGTGGCCCAGTACGGCCTCGTGTAA
- a CDS encoding tetratricopeptide repeat protein: MAKKSRHPSNKRPSSQPVPGLAALLQQAAALAQQSQFQPAAHLYQQILQRWPDQPEALHALGLILHQSGNSEGALQLVGRAALIQPDNAAIHSNLGALLAGRGQTQAAMASYRRALQLDPALIQAHCNLANLLAGELQLEEAATHYRQAIQRAPAYAEAHSYLGNLLMEEGKLAEAEASCLQAVLLRPDLPAAHNNLGAVYRRWGKAWEAAAHYRQALALQPNFAEAHYNLALVLLQLGQFKPGWIEYEWRWRLASFAGVDPGFAQPRWDGSDPSGRTILLWAEQGLGDTIQFIRYAALLRARGARVLFRGPIALYPLLAGRPEIASLIDPQGPLPLFDLHAPLMSLPYLCRTELKTIPAPGPYLEVPATCGLSAQLQQQLTAKRGALKVGLVWSPKLFTPRHFSELGNALNNSERYCALKHFEPLLALANIQFFSLYKGERLGELEPYRERIVDLGSHFQDFGDTAWAIDKLDLVITVDTAVAHLAGALSKPVWILLPHLADWRWLAARSDSPWYPAARLFRQPTPGDWSAVVAQVIAAMQDGSIPR; the protein is encoded by the coding sequence ATGGCCAAAAAATCCAGGCACCCCTCCAACAAGCGACCGTCGTCCCAGCCCGTACCGGGCCTTGCCGCCCTGTTGCAACAGGCTGCCGCCCTGGCCCAGCAGAGTCAGTTTCAGCCTGCCGCTCACCTTTACCAGCAGATTCTCCAGCGCTGGCCCGATCAGCCGGAGGCGCTGCACGCCCTGGGCCTCATCCTGCACCAGTCGGGCAACAGCGAGGGGGCACTGCAACTTGTGGGCCGGGCAGCGCTCATCCAGCCGGACAATGCCGCTATCCACTCCAACCTGGGAGCCCTGCTTGCCGGAAGGGGCCAGACCCAGGCGGCGATGGCGAGCTACCGCCGGGCCTTGCAACTCGACCCCGCCCTGATCCAGGCCCATTGCAACCTCGCGAATCTGCTGGCGGGCGAACTGCAGCTGGAAGAGGCTGCTACCCATTACCGGCAGGCAATACAGCGGGCTCCCGCTTATGCCGAGGCCCACAGTTATCTGGGCAATCTGCTGATGGAAGAGGGCAAACTGGCGGAGGCGGAAGCCAGTTGCCTGCAGGCGGTGCTCCTCCGGCCCGATCTCCCTGCCGCCCATAACAACCTCGGTGCGGTCTACCGGCGGTGGGGAAAAGCGTGGGAGGCCGCCGCCCACTACCGGCAGGCGCTGGCGCTGCAGCCGAATTTTGCTGAGGCCCACTACAATCTGGCCCTGGTGCTCCTGCAGTTGGGGCAGTTCAAGCCCGGCTGGATAGAGTACGAATGGCGCTGGCGTCTGGCAAGTTTTGCCGGCGTCGATCCAGGATTCGCTCAGCCGCGCTGGGACGGCAGCGATCCGAGCGGCAGGACGATCTTGCTCTGGGCGGAGCAGGGGCTGGGCGATACGATCCAGTTCATCCGCTACGCCGCTCTGCTCAGGGCCAGGGGAGCGCGGGTACTGTTTCGGGGTCCGATTGCCCTCTATCCGCTGCTCGCGGGTCGCCCGGAGATCGCTTCTTTGATCGATCCGCAGGGTCCGCTGCCGCTTTTTGATCTGCACGCGCCGCTGATGAGCTTACCTTATTTATGTCGAACCGAGCTTAAGACCATACCAGCCCCAGGGCCGTACCTGGAGGTTCCGGCAACCTGTGGGCTGAGCGCCCAACTGCAGCAGCAACTTACTGCCAAACGCGGTGCCCTCAAGGTGGGCCTGGTCTGGTCGCCCAAGCTCTTTACTCCCCGGCACTTCAGCGAACTGGGTAACGCCCTCAACAATAGCGAGCGCTACTGCGCCCTCAAGCACTTCGAGCCGTTGCTGGCGCTGGCAAATATTCAGTTCTTCTCGCTCTACAAGGGTGAGCGCCTGGGCGAACTGGAACCTTATCGCGAACGCATCGTGGATCTGGGTTCGCACTTTCAGGATTTCGGCGACACCGCCTGGGCGATTGACAAACTCGATCTGGTGATCACTGTCGATACAGCGGTAGCCCACCTGGCCGGGGCGCTGAGTAAACCCGTCTGGATTTTGCTGCCCCACCTGGCGGACTGGCGCTGGCTTGCTGCCCGCAGCGACAGCCCCTGGTACCCTGCGGCGCGCCTGTTTCGCCAACCGACTCCCGGCGACTGGTCCGCTGTGGTTGCCCAGGTGATCGCCGCCATGCAGGACGGTTCCATCCCCCGCTGA
- a CDS encoding tetratricopeptide repeat protein, with amino-acid sequence MGGARGFGKRPGEKTGKYPAPVRQALAAAARELAAGRWLEAGDHYHRILESLQPDCPEALAGLGGVLLQLEKYAAAAHLLERAVALQPGDGETHRQLGTALIKLSRPQEAATHFEQAIALSPTSAPAHNGLALALQALGNSEQAAVHFREAMALNPDWIEPPYHLGWILLNQGQLEAAGRCYETVLAARPDLAGAHTCLGIVRQNQGEAESALVHYRRALELAPDAATHTCLLLSLQYRDDLAPEQWCAALADFAHFCRTIEREEAPPNVPDPDRRLRIGYLGPDFRTHSCAWFIEPLLAAHDRQAFEIFCYADVLVPDAVTARLQKLVLHWRPTAGEPDEAVARQIRSDRIDILVDLAGHTSGNRLTLFARKVAPLQVSWLGFPGSTGLSAIDYRLSDRWLSPPETPEFFAEALWNLERPVHCYRPHPQAPVAGALPALTLGRITFGSFNKITKIAPATVELWAAVLTALPTSRLMLKTLQAGEPAARQRLEAAFIRHGIEPGRIFWLETLPDPLDHLACYQQIDIALDTYPYNGATTTLEALWMGVPVISLVGERTASRYGLSLLSALGLQSLAAATPEEFVQAALGLATDLEKLCKLRNALRGRMQASVLCDEANFAQAVESAFRQMWRLWCKRRS; translated from the coding sequence ATGGGTGGAGCCAGGGGATTTGGTAAGCGGCCTGGTGAGAAGACCGGCAAGTACCCGGCCCCGGTGCGCCAGGCGCTTGCAGCGGCGGCCCGCGAACTGGCTGCCGGGCGATGGCTCGAAGCGGGCGATCACTATCACCGGATTCTGGAGTCGCTGCAACCGGATTGTCCGGAGGCGCTGGCGGGTCTGGGGGGCGTGCTGTTGCAACTAGAAAAATACGCGGCAGCGGCGCACCTGCTGGAGCGGGCTGTGGCGCTGCAACCCGGCGACGGTGAGACCCATCGCCAGTTGGGCACGGCGCTCATCAAACTGTCCCGACCGCAGGAGGCGGCTACGCACTTTGAGCAGGCGATCGCTCTTTCTCCCACTTCCGCTCCCGCCCACAACGGCCTCGCCCTGGCGCTGCAGGCTCTGGGCAACAGCGAGCAGGCGGCGGTGCATTTTCGAGAGGCCATGGCCCTCAACCCCGACTGGATCGAGCCGCCCTACCACCTGGGCTGGATCTTGCTCAACCAGGGACAGCTCGAAGCGGCGGGCCGCTGCTATGAAACGGTTCTCGCTGCCAGGCCGGATCTGGCCGGTGCCCATACCTGCCTGGGCATCGTCCGCCAGAACCAGGGAGAAGCAGAGTCGGCCCTGGTCCACTACCGCCGCGCCCTCGAACTGGCTCCCGACGCCGCCACCCACACCTGCCTGCTCCTCTCGCTGCAGTACCGGGACGATCTTGCCCCGGAGCAGTGGTGCGCTGCCCTCGCCGATTTTGCCCACTTCTGCCGGACGATCGAGCGGGAGGAAGCGCCTCCGAATGTGCCCGATCCCGATAGACGCCTGCGCATCGGCTATCTTGGCCCCGACTTTCGCACCCACTCCTGCGCCTGGTTTATCGAGCCGCTGCTCGCAGCCCACGACCGGCAAGCCTTCGAGATCTTCTGCTACGCGGACGTGCTCGTGCCCGACGCCGTTACGGCCCGCCTGCAAAAGCTGGTCCTCCACTGGCGGCCCACCGCCGGGGAGCCGGATGAAGCGGTCGCCCGGCAGATCCGCTCCGACCGGATCGATATTCTGGTGGACCTGGCGGGCCACACCTCCGGCAACCGCCTGACGCTCTTTGCCCGCAAAGTCGCTCCCCTGCAGGTGAGCTGGCTCGGTTTTCCCGGCAGCACGGGGCTTTCGGCGATCGACTATCGCCTCTCAGATCGCTGGCTCTCACCGCCCGAGACGCCGGAATTTTTTGCAGAAGCGCTCTGGAACCTGGAGCGGCCCGTCCACTGCTACCGGCCCCATCCCCAGGCACCGGTGGCGGGTGCCCTGCCGGCCCTCACCCTGGGCAGGATTACCTTCGGCTCGTTCAACAAGATCACAAAGATCGCCCCGGCCACCGTCGAGCTTTGGGCAGCGGTCCTCACTGCACTTCCCACCAGCCGCCTGATGCTAAAGACGCTGCAGGCGGGCGAACCGGCTGCCCGCCAGCGCCTGGAAGCCGCCTTTATTCGCCACGGCATCGAGCCTGGGCGGATTTTTTGGCTTGAGACGCTGCCGGACCCGCTCGATCACCTCGCCTGCTACCAACAGATCGACATCGCCCTCGACACCTACCCGTATAACGGTGCGACGACGACCCTCGAAGCGCTCTGGATGGGTGTACCGGTGATCTCGCTGGTAGGCGAGCGCACCGCTTCGCGCTACGGGCTTTCTTTGTTGAGTGCCCTCGGCCTGCAGTCCCTGGCGGCGGCGACGCCGGAAGAATTTGTCCAAGCTGCCCTTGGGCTTGCAACCGACCTGGAGAAATTGTGTAAACTGCGCAACGCGCTTAGAGGACGAATGCAGGCTTCTGTGCTGTGCGACGAAGCCAATTTTGCCCAGGCCGTCGAATCGGCTTTTCGCCAGATGTGGCGGCTCTGGTGCAAGCGCCGGTCCTAG
- a CDS encoding PadR family transcriptional regulator, which yields MALSSSFPNLTALEEDYLLILQGQDLFGLQIKRALEEASNGEIVVRPGSLYNTLQRLEKKELLESWWAADPDTPDNPQLRRYYRLSERGKDYLAWRELRRQQFAAWIKAQAN from the coding sequence ATGGCTCTCTCCTCATCCTTTCCGAATCTGACCGCCCTCGAAGAGGACTACCTGCTCATCCTGCAGGGCCAGGATCTGTTTGGTCTGCAGATCAAGCGCGCCCTCGAAGAGGCGTCCAACGGTGAAATCGTCGTCCGGCCCGGCTCGCTCTACAACACTCTGCAGCGCCTCGAAAAAAAAGAATTGCTCGAATCCTGGTGGGCAGCCGATCCTGACACACCGGACAATCCCCAGTTGCGCCGCTACTATCGGTTGAGCGAGCGGGGCAAAGACTACCTGGCCTGGCGCGAGTTGCGGCGGCAGCAGTTTGCCGCCTGGATCAAAGCACAGGCAAACTAG
- a CDS encoding tetratricopeptide repeat protein, protein MGTSKGFGKPSRSKAGGRSAQPSSLRRTLDQARQFMQSGQLQQAGTLYQQVLQAQPDEIEALFHFAVVLIRSNQPGLAGQLLARVTALQPDWAEGHYMLANAFVQQRQPVPAEASFRQAIALKPDLAEAHSNLGLVLMGQNRFAEAAASLRQTIALRPEAAEGHYNLAGVLLSWAELEPLLAEDLHAEAGACMRRAIALRPNLARAHTGLGSVLVRQGQLAEAEAACRLALTLDPKLAKAHNDLGYALAEQGRFAEALECYEHALALDPNDAQAHCNRACLRLLKGDLAAGFAEHEWRWRLPNRTLRPSPPPAWDGSDLAGQTILLYPEAGLGDTLQFVRYAALLHRQGAKVIVECQPPLKSLLARVPGIDAVYAEGEVLPAFAVHAPLMSLPYRLGTTSETVPAAIPYIGPPTAPPPKADRFAPLLTTDNRCKIGLVWSAGPHGRRKRSFALALFEPLLDSEQARFFSLYKGEQISELAAYQDRVTDLGSHFTDFADTAWAIDKLDLVIAVDTSVAHLAGAMGKPVWIVLSYVPDWRWLLDRTDSPWYPTARLFRQPVPGNWQGAIAQVVAALTAFCRR, encoded by the coding sequence GTGGGCACATCCAAGGGCTTCGGCAAGCCGTCGCGCTCGAAAGCAGGGGGCCGCTCCGCCCAGCCATCTTCCCTGCGCCGCACCCTCGATCAGGCCCGGCAGTTTATGCAATCAGGCCAGTTGCAGCAGGCGGGCACGCTCTACCAGCAGGTGCTGCAGGCCCAGCCAGACGAGATAGAAGCACTCTTTCACTTCGCTGTCGTGCTGATCCGCTCAAACCAGCCGGGCCTGGCAGGCCAGTTGCTCGCCCGCGTGACGGCGCTGCAACCGGATTGGGCCGAGGGCCACTACATGCTCGCTAACGCCTTTGTCCAGCAACGTCAGCCAGTGCCGGCGGAGGCGAGTTTTCGGCAGGCGATTGCTCTCAAGCCCGACCTGGCCGAAGCCCACTCCAACCTGGGCCTTGTACTGATGGGACAGAATCGCTTCGCCGAGGCGGCGGCGAGTCTCAGGCAAACCATCGCTCTCAGGCCCGAGGCGGCGGAGGGGCACTACAATCTTGCCGGTGTATTGCTTAGCTGGGCAGAATTAGAACCCCTGCTGGCGGAGGACCTGCACGCCGAGGCCGGGGCGTGTATGCGCCGGGCCATTGCCCTCAGACCCAATCTGGCCAGAGCCCACACGGGGCTGGGCAGTGTGCTCGTCAGGCAGGGGCAGCTCGCCGAAGCCGAAGCGGCCTGCCGCCTCGCCCTTACCCTCGATCCGAAACTGGCCAAGGCCCACAACGATCTGGGCTACGCCCTGGCCGAGCAGGGCCGCTTCGCCGAAGCGCTCGAATGCTACGAGCACGCCCTCGCCCTCGATCCGAATGACGCCCAGGCCCACTGCAACCGCGCCTGCCTGCGCCTGCTTAAAGGCGATCTGGCGGCGGGCTTTGCCGAGCACGAGTGGCGCTGGCGGCTGCCCAACCGGACCCTCCGGCCCTCGCCGCCCCCAGCCTGGGACGGCAGCGACCTGGCGGGGCAGACGATCTTGCTCTACCCGGAGGCGGGACTGGGGGATACGCTGCAGTTCGTGCGCTACGCGGCGCTGTTGCACAGACAGGGGGCAAAGGTGATCGTCGAGTGCCAGCCGCCCCTCAAATCCCTTCTGGCACGGGTTCCGGGCATCGACGCAGTTTACGCCGAAGGCGAGGTGTTGCCGGCTTTTGCTGTCCATGCGCCGCTGATGAGCCTGCCCTACCGGTTGGGCACCACCAGCGAAACGGTGCCCGCCGCCATTCCTTATATAGGTCCGCCGACAGCTCCCCCCCCCAAGGCCGATCGCTTCGCACCGCTTCTGACCACCGACAACCGTTGCAAGATTGGCCTGGTCTGGTCCGCCGGTCCCCACGGACGGCGCAAGCGCTCCTTTGCGCTTGCACTCTTCGAGCCACTTCTCGATAGCGAGCAAGCGCGCTTCTTCTCGCTCTACAAGGGCGAACAGATAAGCGAACTGGCAGCGTACCAGGACCGGGTGACGGACTTAGGCTCGCATTTTACGGACTTTGCCGATACGGCCTGGGCCATCGACAAACTCGATCTGGTCATTGCCGTCGATACGTCCGTCGCCCACCTGGCCGGGGCGATGGGCAAACCGGTCTGGATCGTGCTTTCTTATGTGCCGGACTGGCGCTGGCTTTTAGACCGCACCGACAGTCCCTGGTACCCCACGGCGCGTCTTTTTCGCCAGCCCGTCCCCGGCAACTGGCAGGGAGCAATTGCCCAGGTAGTCGCAGCGCTTACGGCTTTCTGCAGACGGTAA
- a CDS encoding substrate-binding domain-containing protein — MMFANFSKLSLTSGLALAGTLMIIQAASAQTLVYGSGASFPSLVYRSWFDCYGTALSTSTKPASCTTSAAFKFYYAAVGSGSGRNNFAFLTSTNGTPTSPPPFTDSQTTAYPYPNNDFNGSDAVLSSTDLSNYNGTNGARSKGTGAPLQVPTVVGTINLAYNRGPSTQAQLPSTLNLSRKQYCDIWAGLITNWNQIVTNVNQPITLVVRSDSSGTTADFFFHLDTVCPGADSRISTDFFVPNLTNGSGSSPYPAYINLKNTTIPSLNVVQGNGSNGVATGISSNPYGIGYISASFVSPYAAAGTPGRSLPSARLANSLGTFTAPSPTAAFNAVKNFVLADTNGNGVIGDPADYAALTTYLVNPSGSTAYPIVSTTFLDLYCKVPRSTSVGNSFKGFINAALATSTFPTAPSKYDSLATSLGFAPLGTSLKASVRSTVGQINTTNGACSL; from the coding sequence ATGATGTTCGCCAACTTCTCAAAGCTGAGTCTGACATCCGGTCTGGCCCTCGCCGGTACCCTGATGATCATCCAGGCCGCTTCTGCCCAGACCCTCGTCTACGGCAGTGGCGCGAGCTTTCCCTCGCTGGTCTACCGGTCCTGGTTCGACTGCTACGGCACAGCGCTGAGCACCTCCACCAAGCCCGCCAGCTGTACCACCTCCGCTGCCTTCAAGTTCTACTACGCTGCTGTCGGCAGTGGCTCTGGCCGCAACAACTTCGCCTTCTTGACCTCCACCAACGGCACCCCCACGAGCCCGCCGCCTTTCACCGATAGCCAGACCACTGCCTATCCGTATCCGAACAACGACTTCAACGGCAGCGACGCGGTGCTTTCCTCGACCGACCTGAGCAACTACAACGGCACCAACGGTGCTCGCAGCAAGGGCACGGGCGCTCCGCTTCAGGTGCCGACTGTGGTGGGCACAATCAACCTCGCCTACAACCGTGGTCCTTCTACCCAGGCCCAACTGCCCTCGACACTGAACTTGTCGCGCAAGCAGTACTGTGACATCTGGGCGGGGCTTATCACCAACTGGAACCAGATCGTCACCAACGTCAACCAGCCGATTACACTGGTGGTCCGCTCTGATTCGAGCGGCACGACAGCGGACTTCTTCTTCCACCTCGACACCGTTTGCCCCGGCGCGGATTCGAGGATCTCTACTGACTTCTTCGTGCCGAACTTGACCAACGGCAGTGGCTCCTCGCCCTATCCTGCCTACATCAACCTCAAGAACACGACGATCCCGAGCCTCAACGTGGTTCAAGGCAATGGCAGTAATGGTGTTGCCACCGGCATCAGCAGCAACCCCTACGGAATCGGTTACATCTCGGCTTCGTTCGTCAGTCCTTATGCCGCAGCAGGTACGCCTGGCCGTAGTCTGCCGAGTGCTAGGCTGGCAAACTCGCTGGGTACGTTCACGGCCCCTTCGCCCACAGCTGCCTTCAACGCTGTCAAGAACTTTGTTCTTGCTGACACCAACGGCAACGGTGTGATCGGCGACCCGGCGGACTACGCTGCTCTGACGACCTATCTGGTCAATCCCTCCGGCAGCACTGCTTACCCGATTGTCTCGACGACGTTCCTGGATCTCTACTGCAAAGTGCCCAGAAGCACCAGTGTTGGCAACTCCTTCAAGGGCTTCATCAATGCCGCCCTGGCCACCTCGACCTTCCCGACTGCACCGAGTAAGTACGATAGCCTGGCCACATCGCTAGGTTTTGCTCCCCTCGGCACCAGCTTGAAGGCCAGCGTGAGAAGCACGGTAGGTCAGATCAACACCACGAACGGTGCCTGCAGCCTGTAG